A single region of the Montipora capricornis isolate CH-2021 chromosome 13, ASM3666992v2, whole genome shotgun sequence genome encodes:
- the LOC138028917 gene encoding uncharacterized protein, with amino-acid sequence MLWAAGCFQAFLVVARFVLNLLNFIPAAICVYNTVPVENCTFKNKSYNILGHQELSHTINSIGTLLEDANSTFLIMLIFSWKTFNVRQFVYAIPCVGHFWVWCLFCVTNTLSILYVDIVHGKDHTGNISVQAVALISEMLLLTVLATAINFITNETYVDWVKIHFRGELSIQSVFKPLFLFVLSAYFFRNLGLFLYDTALVSLSISLIKGGKVQGSRDWDSLLLLLSAAFRGSFTKFFFQKIFQGQQLPQVCENDEEEMSLSWYDKQRERLGGYRSIDASYEHSIIHEYYGPH; translated from the exons ATGCTGTGGGCAGCAGGATGTTTCCAAGCTTTCTTAGTGGTCGCGAGGTTTGTCTTAAACCTCCTTAATTTTATTCCAGCGGCAATCTGTGTTTACAACACAGTCCCAGTTGAAAATTGTACGTTTAAGAACAAGTCGTACAACATACTTGGCCACCAAGAGCTCAGTCACACAATCAACTCCATTGGAACACTCCTGGAGGATGCAAACTCAACTTTTCTTATAATGTTGATATTTTCATGGAAAACATTTAACGTGAGACAATTCGTTTACGCGATTCCTTGCGTGGGACATTTCTGGGTTTGGTGTTTGTTTTGCGTTACGAACACGCTGTCAATTCTTTACGTGGATATTGTACACGGGAAAGACCACACAGGGAATATAAGTGTGCAAGCAGTGGCTCTAATATCAGAAATGCTACTCCTCACTGTACTCGCCACTGCAATTAACTTCATAACCAATGAAACATACGTTGATTGGGTGAAAATTCATTTTCGTGGAGAATTGTCAATTCAGAGCGTTTTCAAGCCGTTGTTTCTTTTCGTGTTAAGCGCATATTTCTTTCGAAATCTTGGATTATTTCTCTACGATACTGCGTTGGTTTCTTTGAGCATCTCATTGATCAAGGGTGGTAAAGTCCAAGGATCACGTGACTGGGATAGCTTGTTGCTGTTACTCAGTGCTGCTTTTCGTGGAAGTTTCACAAAGTTCTTTTTCCAGAAGATATTTCAAGGTCAACAGCTACCTCAG GTGTGCGAAAATGATGAAGAGGAGATGTCTTTGTCGTGGTATGATAAACAACGTGAGCGACTGGGTGGTTACCGGTCGATTGATGCCAGTTATGAACACAGTATAATCCACGAATATTATGGACCCCATTAA
- the LOC138029711 gene encoding uncharacterized protein — MAVFGVVVCILSLLWLTRLSFIFLFLVPAFVCLTNETSTETCGYVVFSQGNRNKINTAGTFVEVGSSSVLAFFIFRWEKFKVTTFLLAAPRLAVFWFWISLFFVQAASTINRDILAGKWPLLGSSLLLEYAALVLISLALKFIEKSTVKAWINRKVHGSQSARYMYILYILTLWMYLLRNLAVGSYHMAMFAKRIDLHADYKHIDNLLNLGAIAFRTAFVQFFYAAIFRKARMPQVCEELTSRDKIYPIAIGIPDDKTQGSLPWDPFIK; from the coding sequence ATGGCAGTGTTTGgtgttgttgtttgtattttgtccTTACTATGGCTGACAAGactgtctttcattttcctctttCTTGTGCCGGCATTCGTCTGTCTTACAAACGAGACAAGTACGGAAACTTGTGGATATGTAGTCTTCAGTCAAGGTAACAGAAACAAGATCAACACAGCGGGGACATTCGTCGAAGTGGGCAGCTCCTCCGTTctggcttttttcatttttcgatgGGAGAAATTTAAAGTGACAACTTTTCTTCTTGCGGCACCTCGTCTCGCTGTATTTTGGTTCTGGATATCTTTATTTTTCGTTCAGGCTGCTTCAACAATAAACAGAGATATTCTAGCCGGTAAGTGGCCACTTCTTGGGTCCAGTTTATTATTAGAATATGCAGCTTTAGTTCTGATATCACTTGCTcttaaatttattgaaaaatcgACTGTGAAGGCGTGGATCAACCGTAAAGTTCACGGCAGCCAGTCAGCGAGATATATGTATATTCTTTATATATTAACTCTATGGATGTACTTGTTACGAAATCTGGCAGTTGGCTCGTATCATATGGCAATGTTTGCAAAGAGGATTGACTTACACGCCGATTATAAACACATTGATAATCTACTGAACTTGGGCGCCATTGCTTTCAGGACCGCTTTCGTGCAGTTTTTTTACGCCGCCATATTTAGAAAAGCTAGGATGCCACAAGTTTGCGAAGAACTAACATCACGTGACAAAATCTACCCAATTGCAATAGGCATACCAGATGACAAAACGCAAGGGTCTTTACCCTGGGATCCATTTATAAAGTGA